One segment of Macrotis lagotis isolate mMagLag1 chromosome 1, bilby.v1.9.chrom.fasta, whole genome shotgun sequence DNA contains the following:
- the LOC141492545 gene encoding olfactory receptor 2G6-like isoform X1 produces the protein MIIVGRVNDTSQEGFILLGFSDKPQLETVLFMVILSFYILNLIGNTVIILVSCLDPKLHTPMYFFLTNLSFLDLCFTTSVAPQLLVTMRSKDKSMSYDGCIAQLYVAMGLGSTECILLAVMAYDRYAAVCRPLHYAVIMHPRLCLSLAVTAWLSGFGTSLIQCSLTIQLPLCGHNTLDHIFCEVPVLIKLACVDTTFNEAELFSASVFFVVVPLSLILISYGFITQAILKIKSATGRRKAFGTCSSHLVVVIIFYGTITFMYLQPGKRRSEDQGKFVSLFYTIVTPLLNPLIYTLRNKDVKGAMRKLILRKTTG, from the coding sequence AACGACACCTCCCAAGAGGGCTTCATTCTCTTGGGCTTCTCTGACAAACCCCAGTTAGAAACTGTTCTCTTCATGGTTATCTTGAGTTTCTACATCTTGAACCTGATTGGAAACACGGTCATCATATTAGTGTCCTGCCTGGACCCCAAACTCCACACCCCAATGTACTTTTTCCTGACCAACCTGTCCTTCCTAGACCTCTGCTTTACCACCAGTGTAGCCCCACAATTGTTGGTCACCATGAGGAGCAAAGACAAGAGCATGAGCTATGATGGATGTATAGCTCAACTCTATGTGGCCATGGGATTGGGATCCACTGAATGCATTCTCTTGGCCGTCATGGCCTATGATCGCTATGCAGCAGTCTGCCGCCCCCTCCACTATGCTGTCATCATGCATCCTCGACTCTGCCTGTCGTTGGCTGTCACAGCATGGCTCAGTGGCTTTGGTACCTCTCTGATTCAATGTTCTCTCACTATACAGCTCCCCCTCTGTGGTCATAACACCCTTGACCATATCTTCTGTGAAGTTCCTGTATTAATCAAACTGGCTTGTGTAGACACCACCTTCAATGAGGCTGAACTCTTTTCAGCCAGTGTATTCTTTGTTGTGGTgcctctttctctcattttgatCTCCTATGGCTTCATCACTCAGGCCATATTGAAGATTAAATCTGCAACTGGACGTCGTAAGGCATTTGGCACATGTTCTTCTCACCTGGTGGTAGTCATTATCTTCTATGGAACGATCACCTTCATGTATCTCCAGCCAGGCAAAAGGAGGTCCGAAGACCAGGGAAAGTTTGTCTCCCTCTTCTACACTATAGTGACACCCCTGTTAAATCCCCTCATCTATACCTTAAGGAACAAGGATGTGAAGGGagcaatgagaaaactgatattACGAAAAACTACTGGATAA
- the LOC141492545 gene encoding olfactory receptor 2G6-like isoform X2, producing the protein MKNDTSQEGFILLGFSDKPQLETVLFMVILSFYILNLIGNTVIILVSCLDPKLHTPMYFFLTNLSFLDLCFTTSVAPQLLVTMRSKDKSMSYDGCIAQLYVAMGLGSTECILLAVMAYDRYAAVCRPLHYAVIMHPRLCLSLAVTAWLSGFGTSLIQCSLTIQLPLCGHNTLDHIFCEVPVLIKLACVDTTFNEAELFSASVFFVVVPLSLILISYGFITQAILKIKSATGRRKAFGTCSSHLVVVIIFYGTITFMYLQPGKRRSEDQGKFVSLFYTIVTPLLNPLIYTLRNKDVKGAMRKLILRKTTG; encoded by the coding sequence ATGAAGAACGACACCTCCCAAGAGGGCTTCATTCTCTTGGGCTTCTCTGACAAACCCCAGTTAGAAACTGTTCTCTTCATGGTTATCTTGAGTTTCTACATCTTGAACCTGATTGGAAACACGGTCATCATATTAGTGTCCTGCCTGGACCCCAAACTCCACACCCCAATGTACTTTTTCCTGACCAACCTGTCCTTCCTAGACCTCTGCTTTACCACCAGTGTAGCCCCACAATTGTTGGTCACCATGAGGAGCAAAGACAAGAGCATGAGCTATGATGGATGTATAGCTCAACTCTATGTGGCCATGGGATTGGGATCCACTGAATGCATTCTCTTGGCCGTCATGGCCTATGATCGCTATGCAGCAGTCTGCCGCCCCCTCCACTATGCTGTCATCATGCATCCTCGACTCTGCCTGTCGTTGGCTGTCACAGCATGGCTCAGTGGCTTTGGTACCTCTCTGATTCAATGTTCTCTCACTATACAGCTCCCCCTCTGTGGTCATAACACCCTTGACCATATCTTCTGTGAAGTTCCTGTATTAATCAAACTGGCTTGTGTAGACACCACCTTCAATGAGGCTGAACTCTTTTCAGCCAGTGTATTCTTTGTTGTGGTgcctctttctctcattttgatCTCCTATGGCTTCATCACTCAGGCCATATTGAAGATTAAATCTGCAACTGGACGTCGTAAGGCATTTGGCACATGTTCTTCTCACCTGGTGGTAGTCATTATCTTCTATGGAACGATCACCTTCATGTATCTCCAGCCAGGCAAAAGGAGGTCCGAAGACCAGGGAAAGTTTGTCTCCCTCTTCTACACTATAGTGACACCCCTGTTAAATCCCCTCATCTATACCTTAAGGAACAAGGATGTGAAGGGagcaatgagaaaactgatattACGAAAAACTACTGGATAA